Proteins co-encoded in one Ooceraea biroi isolate clonal line C1 chromosome 9, Obir_v5.4, whole genome shotgun sequence genomic window:
- the LOC105284702 gene encoding YJU2 splicing factor homolog: protein MSERKVLNKYYPPDFDPSKIPRMKLARNRQYTVRLMAPFNMRCKTCGEYIYKGKKFNARKEDVEGDDYLGIRIYRFYIKCTRCLQEISFKTDPKNTDYEIEAGATRNFMALKLAEEQAQREEDEEKEEEATNPMKLLEKRTLQSKQELELLESLEELKDLNRRQQTINYDQMLEQFDTGAVRQKTEKELEELDEQYIKSVFGKKPLTGTIVEEEIEEVEEEESIEPIKKRSKTDQEDSTEMESSGEVSKPAKMSLWSESQTGLSSAKKNPPTLVKKSNFGIKIKASQSKTSAIESTVSETISRSDENPSTSPSNTTTSIKSNVASNSLSLLGAYSDSSDSSD from the exons ATGTCCGAGCGCAAAGTTTTGAAC AAATACTATCCGCCAGATTTCGATCCGTCGAAGATTCCGCGCATGAAACTCGCGCGGAATCGCCAATACACCGTACGACTGATGGCACCGTTCAACATGCGCTGCAAAACTTGCGGTGAATACATCTACAAGGGCAAAAAATTTAACGCACGTAAGGAGGACGTCGAAGGCGACGATTACCTGGGAATACGCATTTACAGGTTTTACATTAAGTGCACCCGTTGCCTGCAAGAGATATCCTTCAAGACTGATCCGAAGAACACGGATTACGAGATCGAGGCAGGTGCAACAAGAAATTTCATGGCGTTAAAACTGGCCGAGGAGCAGGCACAGCGTGAGGAggacgaagagaaagaggaggaggcgaCAAATCCAATGAAGCTGCTGGAGAAACGAACGCTTCAATCAAAACAAGAGCTGGAATTGCTCGAGTCCCTTGAGGAGTTAAAAGATCTGAATCGTAGGCAGCAGACCATTAACTACGATCAAATGCTGGAGCAATTTGACACAGGGGCTGTCCGGCAGAAGACGGAGAAGGAATTGGAAGAGTTAGACGAGCAATACATCAAGTCCGTCTTTGGCAAAAAACCATTAACTGGAACTATTGTAGAGGAGGAGATTGAGGaagtagaagaagaagagagcaTTGAgcccattaaaaaaagatctaAAACAGATCAAGAGGATAGTACGGAAATG GAGAGTTCTGGAGAAGTTTCGAAACCTGCGAAGATGTCATTATGGTCAGAAAGTCAAACAGGCTTATCCTCCGCTAAGAAAAATCCGCCCACCTTGGTGAAGAAGAGCAACTTCGGTATAAAGATAAAGGCATCGCAAAGTAAGACGTCTGCGATCGAGAGCACGGTCAGTGAGACAATTTCGCGATCAGATGAAAATCCTTCGACGAGCCCCTCAAATACGACAACGAGCATTAAATCGAATGTTGCAAGCAATAGTCTTTCGTTATTAGGTGCATACTCCGACAGTAGTGACAGTAGCGACTAG
- the LOC105284701 gene encoding interaptin isoform X2: MLNEAAAINPPEKAEDRPSSSSSKKFATFTTGSKIHKSKIPTTQFGRNAAQADSASHPTNEESSSGISSNNNSARRPTMRTLSGPPSGRKSASAAAAEKRQLEIQYSSKKTRYANLKKTLADKQKVAQELYDEMSSLRERIISVGGKDPGKLEGPRPLQPDSSKQNPLTSVDENPRDSAEQHSLICMDESVVIGVSTLQNQLQDLCDRSQELCRSALDEITSLVSFVKGRLTELYQQDNAESAPVNSEQAQLELTVFSLTEQDYEQLKAQLERLKSTQNDFLAEFGKRCSTLRSEYESYRGRVNEPPKRISDRTDLQQQLDTALDELKVERDRVNQGRERTRMMEVQMQKMRAKIRELEGHVANEETRSQQLQNTVRSLEAQLRQKDQTMEQRMRDMHKAMKSSEGLVAKMEKQRDSFESRMVELKEKMVCKEDKANATIKELSEKFTGIDAEINEEREKRKQAESALAEMGERCKHLEEKSQLLCDLASEKSNNLTVSDDNHTQNEVCLYNDLMAARAELERQKETIEQLEKEKREIVDVMHQAASRDNEDETKDKLAAELVAKTNDLQNLMLEHAQLQKIARFVQERNEVLEQQLSEIQRRLHAKSKESGSKNGFDESELQQQISDLRSSLAEVIRQNQEMETALTQKRLELEQRDRVMREQSKFLKVRDDLLSLLKGKQQDSADNPTNESYEDDEISKQIAAKSEAIQELYATLEGKQMQVLRLEKLVKLLEDQQDRAQAQRTRLEHRIAQLEVSLQEKSKNGSNRYVVRKCFSPRTLRSRVADYAPSRAFSTSFCLGTAADSCGALEPSRYRTSSPSPPPRRFHVNNRYPLCSGGEEAFVCERCRGEIDGRFTDAIGHVQRDPRDSIRENLYGWLMGTAALGAFGEPTRALNRFCDRSSSSDEDTDCFVGIVNPLVDLQNCSRESRHRCERHCRRYRSRSSRRSFRGASPRQRNPIIHIK, from the exons ATGCTGAACGAAGCGGCCGCGATAAATCCTCCAG AAAAAGCGGAAGACCGCCCGTCATCCAGCAGTTCGAAAAAATTCGCGACATTCACTACCGGAAGCAAAATTCACAAGAGCAAAATTCCGACGACTCAGTTCGGCCGAAATGCTGCGCAg GCCGACTCGGCAAGTCATCCAACGAATGAGGAGTCTTCCAGCGGCATTAGTTCCAATAACAACTCCGCTCGTCGACCGACCATGAGGACGTTGTCTGGACCGCCGTCTGGCAGGAAGTCGgcgagcgcggccgccgcggaAAAACGCCAGCTAGAGATCCAGTACAGCTCGAAAAAGACGAGATACGCGAATCTCAAGAAAACGCTTGCCGACAAGCAG AAAGTCGCGCAAGAGCTGTACGACGAGATGTCAAGTCTGCGGGAGAGGATCATCTCCGTCGGAGGCAAGGATCCCGGCAAGCTCGAAGGGCCGAGACCGCTTCAGCCCGACTCTTCCAAGCAGAATCCACTGACGTCCGTCGACGAGAATCCACGCGATTCTGCTGAGCAGCATTCGCTGATCTGCATGGATGAGTCGGTGGTGATCGGCGTGTCAACACTGCAGAATCAGCTGCAGGATCTCTGCGACCGCTCGCAGGAGCTTTGCCGAAGCGCACTGGACGAGATCACATCACTCGTATCCTTCGTCAAGGGTCGGTTGACGGAGCTGTATCAGCAGGACAACGCGGAATCGGCCCCGGTAAATTCAGAGCAGGCACAGCTAGAACTGACAGTGTTCTCATTGACGGAGCAAGATTATGAGCAGCTGAAGGCGCAGCTGGAGAGACTAAAATCGACTCAGAACGACTTCCTCGCCGAGTTTGGGAAGAGATGCTCGACGCTACGCAGCGAGTACGAGAGTTATCGTGGTCGCGTGAACGAGCCGCCAAAAAGAATCAGCGATCGCACGGATCTGCAGCAGCAGTTGGATACCGCTCTGGATGAGCTTAAGGTGGAGCGTGACAGGGTGAATCAGGGCAGAGAGAGGACAAGGATGATGGAAGTGCAAATGCAAAAGATGCGGGCGAAGATTCGCGAGCTGGAGGGCCACGTGGCTAACGAGGAGACGAGGTCGCAACAGCTGCAGAACACTGTCAGGTCCTTGGAGGCGCAGCTGAGACAGAAGGATCAGACGATGGAGCAGAGGATGAGGGACATGCACAAGGCAATGAAGAGCAGCGAAGGCCTTGTGGCGAAGATGGAGAAGCAGCGCGACAGCTTCGAGTCACG GATGGTGGAGCTCAAAGAAAAGATGGTCTGTAAAGAGGATAAAGCGAACGCTACCATCAAAGAGTTATCGGAAAAGTTTACAGGGATCGATGCAGAGATcaacgaagagagagagaagag GAAGCAAGCCGAGAGCGCTTTGGCCGAGATGGGGGAACGTTGCAAGCATCTCGAAGAGAAAAGCCAGCTGTTATGCGACCTCGCGAGCGAGAAGAGCAACAATCTAACAGTGTCAG ATGACAATCACACGCAGAACGAGGTCTGTCTGTACAACGACCTGATGGCAGCCCGGGCCGAACTGGAACGTCAGAAGGAGACGATCGAGCAgctcgagaaagagaagcggGAGATTGTCGACGTGATGCATCAGGCGGCC AGTCGCGATAACGAAGACGAGACGAAGGATAAGCTAGCCGCCGAACTCGTGGCCAAGACCAATGATCTCCAGAACCTGATGCTGGAGCACGCTCAGCTCCAGAAGATCGCCCGATTCGT ACAAGAGAGAAACGAAGTGCTGGAGCAACAGTTATCCGAGATTCAGCGTCGCCTCCACGCGAAGTCGAAGGAAAGTGGCAGCAAGAACGGGTTCGACGAAAGCGAGCTTCAGCAACAGATCAGCGATCTGCGGAGCAGTCTAGCGGAAGTGATACGGCAGAACCAGGAGATGGAGACCGCCCTGACTCAGAAACGGCTGGAGCTGGAGCAACGCGACCGGGTGATGCGAGAGCAGAGCAAGTTCCTCAAAGTCAGGGACGACTTACTGAGCCTCCTCAAGGGAAAACAGCAGGATAGCGCGGACAATCCCACTAATGAAAGttacgaggacgacgag ATCAGCAAGCAGATCGCGGCGAAGTCGGAAGCGATCCAAGAGCTGTACGCCACGCTGGAGGGCAAACAGATGCAGGTGCTGCGACTGGAGAAGCTGGTGAAGCTGCTCGAGGACCAGCAGGATCGGGCACAGGCGCAGCGCACGCGACTCGAGCATCGCATCGCCCAGCTGGAGGTGAGCCTGCAGGAGAAGAGCAAGAACGGAAGCAACCGGTACGTCGTGAGGAAATGCTTCTCGCCGCGTACACTTCGGTCTCGCGTTGCCGACTACGCACCGTCACGTGCGTTCTCCACGTCGTTCTGTCTTGGTACCGCTGCGGATTCATGCGGAGCGTTGGAACCGTCGCGGTATCGCACGAGTAGTCCAAGTCCACCGCCGAGGAGATTTCACGTTAACAATCGATACCCGCTCTGCTCCGGTGGAGAAGAGGCTTTCGTCTGCGAGCGATGTCGGGGCGAGATCGACGGCAGATTCACGGACGCGATCGGTCACGTCCAGAGAGATCCACGGGACTCTATCCGTGAGAATCTTTATGGTTGGCTAATGGGTACCGCGGCTTTGGGAGCTTTCGGCGAGCCCACGAGAGCTTTAAATAGGTTTTGCGATAGATCCAGCTCGTCCGACGAGGACACGGATTGCTTCGTCGGGATTGTTAATCCTCTCGTGGATCTTCAGAATTGTAGTAGAGAGTCGCGACATCGTTGCGAACGACACTGCCGTCGGTACCGTAGTCGCTCCTCGAGACGATCTTTTCGCGGCGCATCTCCTCGGCAACGCAATCCGATTATTCATATAAAGTAG
- the LOC105284701 gene encoding myosin-16 isoform X1: MLNEAAAINPPEKAEDRPSSSSSKKFATFTTGSKIHKSKIPTTQFGRNAAQADSASHPTNEESSSGISSNNNSARRPTMRTLSGPPSGRKSASAAAAEKRQLEIQYSSKKTRYANLKKTLADKQKVAQELYDEMSSLRERIISVGGKDPGKLEGPRPLQPDSSKQNPLTSVDENPRDSAEQHSLICMDESVVIGVSTLQNQLQDLCDRSQELCRSALDEITSLVSFVKGRLTELYQQDNAESAPVNSEQAQLELTVFSLTEQDYEQLKAQLERLKSTQNDFLAEFGKRCSTLRSEYESYRGRVNEPPKRISDRTDLQQQLDTALDELKVERDRVNQGRERTRMMEVQMQKMRAKIRELEGHVANEETRSQQLQNTVRSLEAQLRQKDQTMEQRMRDMHKAMKSSEGLVAKMEKQRDSFESRMVELKEKMVCKEDKANATIKELSEKFTGIDAEINEEREKRKQAESALAEMGERCKHLEEKSQLLCDLASEKSNNLTVSDDNHTQNEVCLYNDLMAARAELERQKETIEQLEKEKREIVDVMHQAAVSSHYFRKLHSYKDQEITFRFSLRGRSLSDRSILVTVMRLGVFAQILSVRPQSRDNEDETKDKLAAELVAKTNDLQNLMLEHAQLQKIARFVQERNEVLEQQLSEIQRRLHAKSKESGSKNGFDESELQQQISDLRSSLAEVIRQNQEMETALTQKRLELEQRDRVMREQSKFLKVRDDLLSLLKGKQQDSADNPTNESYEDDEISKQIAAKSEAIQELYATLEGKQMQVLRLEKLVKLLEDQQDRAQAQRTRLEHRIAQLEVSLQEKSKNGSNRYVVRKCFSPRTLRSRVADYAPSRAFSTSFCLGTAADSCGALEPSRYRTSSPSPPPRRFHVNNRYPLCSGGEEAFVCERCRGEIDGRFTDAIGHVQRDPRDSIRENLYGWLMGTAALGAFGEPTRALNRFCDRSSSSDEDTDCFVGIVNPLVDLQNCSRESRHRCERHCRRYRSRSSRRSFRGASPRQRNPIIHIK; the protein is encoded by the exons ATGCTGAACGAAGCGGCCGCGATAAATCCTCCAG AAAAAGCGGAAGACCGCCCGTCATCCAGCAGTTCGAAAAAATTCGCGACATTCACTACCGGAAGCAAAATTCACAAGAGCAAAATTCCGACGACTCAGTTCGGCCGAAATGCTGCGCAg GCCGACTCGGCAAGTCATCCAACGAATGAGGAGTCTTCCAGCGGCATTAGTTCCAATAACAACTCCGCTCGTCGACCGACCATGAGGACGTTGTCTGGACCGCCGTCTGGCAGGAAGTCGgcgagcgcggccgccgcggaAAAACGCCAGCTAGAGATCCAGTACAGCTCGAAAAAGACGAGATACGCGAATCTCAAGAAAACGCTTGCCGACAAGCAG AAAGTCGCGCAAGAGCTGTACGACGAGATGTCAAGTCTGCGGGAGAGGATCATCTCCGTCGGAGGCAAGGATCCCGGCAAGCTCGAAGGGCCGAGACCGCTTCAGCCCGACTCTTCCAAGCAGAATCCACTGACGTCCGTCGACGAGAATCCACGCGATTCTGCTGAGCAGCATTCGCTGATCTGCATGGATGAGTCGGTGGTGATCGGCGTGTCAACACTGCAGAATCAGCTGCAGGATCTCTGCGACCGCTCGCAGGAGCTTTGCCGAAGCGCACTGGACGAGATCACATCACTCGTATCCTTCGTCAAGGGTCGGTTGACGGAGCTGTATCAGCAGGACAACGCGGAATCGGCCCCGGTAAATTCAGAGCAGGCACAGCTAGAACTGACAGTGTTCTCATTGACGGAGCAAGATTATGAGCAGCTGAAGGCGCAGCTGGAGAGACTAAAATCGACTCAGAACGACTTCCTCGCCGAGTTTGGGAAGAGATGCTCGACGCTACGCAGCGAGTACGAGAGTTATCGTGGTCGCGTGAACGAGCCGCCAAAAAGAATCAGCGATCGCACGGATCTGCAGCAGCAGTTGGATACCGCTCTGGATGAGCTTAAGGTGGAGCGTGACAGGGTGAATCAGGGCAGAGAGAGGACAAGGATGATGGAAGTGCAAATGCAAAAGATGCGGGCGAAGATTCGCGAGCTGGAGGGCCACGTGGCTAACGAGGAGACGAGGTCGCAACAGCTGCAGAACACTGTCAGGTCCTTGGAGGCGCAGCTGAGACAGAAGGATCAGACGATGGAGCAGAGGATGAGGGACATGCACAAGGCAATGAAGAGCAGCGAAGGCCTTGTGGCGAAGATGGAGAAGCAGCGCGACAGCTTCGAGTCACG GATGGTGGAGCTCAAAGAAAAGATGGTCTGTAAAGAGGATAAAGCGAACGCTACCATCAAAGAGTTATCGGAAAAGTTTACAGGGATCGATGCAGAGATcaacgaagagagagagaagag GAAGCAAGCCGAGAGCGCTTTGGCCGAGATGGGGGAACGTTGCAAGCATCTCGAAGAGAAAAGCCAGCTGTTATGCGACCTCGCGAGCGAGAAGAGCAACAATCTAACAGTGTCAG ATGACAATCACACGCAGAACGAGGTCTGTCTGTACAACGACCTGATGGCAGCCCGGGCCGAACTGGAACGTCAGAAGGAGACGATCGAGCAgctcgagaaagagaagcggGAGATTGTCGACGTGATGCATCAGGCGGCCGTTAGTTCGCACTACTTTCGGAAATTACATTCGTATAAAGACCAAGAAATTACTTTTCGATTCTCTCTTCGCGGTCGCTCTCTAAGCGACCGATCGATTCTCGTCACAGTTATGAGATTAGGTGTGTTCGCACAAATCCTTTCCGTTCGCCCGCAGAGTCGCGATAACGAAGACGAGACGAAGGATAAGCTAGCCGCCGAACTCGTGGCCAAGACCAATGATCTCCAGAACCTGATGCTGGAGCACGCTCAGCTCCAGAAGATCGCCCGATTCGT ACAAGAGAGAAACGAAGTGCTGGAGCAACAGTTATCCGAGATTCAGCGTCGCCTCCACGCGAAGTCGAAGGAAAGTGGCAGCAAGAACGGGTTCGACGAAAGCGAGCTTCAGCAACAGATCAGCGATCTGCGGAGCAGTCTAGCGGAAGTGATACGGCAGAACCAGGAGATGGAGACCGCCCTGACTCAGAAACGGCTGGAGCTGGAGCAACGCGACCGGGTGATGCGAGAGCAGAGCAAGTTCCTCAAAGTCAGGGACGACTTACTGAGCCTCCTCAAGGGAAAACAGCAGGATAGCGCGGACAATCCCACTAATGAAAGttacgaggacgacgag ATCAGCAAGCAGATCGCGGCGAAGTCGGAAGCGATCCAAGAGCTGTACGCCACGCTGGAGGGCAAACAGATGCAGGTGCTGCGACTGGAGAAGCTGGTGAAGCTGCTCGAGGACCAGCAGGATCGGGCACAGGCGCAGCGCACGCGACTCGAGCATCGCATCGCCCAGCTGGAGGTGAGCCTGCAGGAGAAGAGCAAGAACGGAAGCAACCGGTACGTCGTGAGGAAATGCTTCTCGCCGCGTACACTTCGGTCTCGCGTTGCCGACTACGCACCGTCACGTGCGTTCTCCACGTCGTTCTGTCTTGGTACCGCTGCGGATTCATGCGGAGCGTTGGAACCGTCGCGGTATCGCACGAGTAGTCCAAGTCCACCGCCGAGGAGATTTCACGTTAACAATCGATACCCGCTCTGCTCCGGTGGAGAAGAGGCTTTCGTCTGCGAGCGATGTCGGGGCGAGATCGACGGCAGATTCACGGACGCGATCGGTCACGTCCAGAGAGATCCACGGGACTCTATCCGTGAGAATCTTTATGGTTGGCTAATGGGTACCGCGGCTTTGGGAGCTTTCGGCGAGCCCACGAGAGCTTTAAATAGGTTTTGCGATAGATCCAGCTCGTCCGACGAGGACACGGATTGCTTCGTCGGGATTGTTAATCCTCTCGTGGATCTTCAGAATTGTAGTAGAGAGTCGCGACATCGTTGCGAACGACACTGCCGTCGGTACCGTAGTCGCTCCTCGAGACGATCTTTTCGCGGCGCATCTCCTCGGCAACGCAATCCGATTATTCATATAAAGTAG